A window of Nerophis ophidion isolate RoL-2023_Sa linkage group LG17, RoL_Noph_v1.0, whole genome shotgun sequence contains these coding sequences:
- the gtf3c4 gene encoding general transcription factor 3C polypeptide 4 has translation MAVSGSSCLLSAPNEAVKMDLESGDSGAVGSDDLPVKRDPVVSLLSPVIGSQPLVWSQDHRMSVCTCGALVLLELMCDVTSSQQELILHRTSILTHAAARQIRVGPEKKQDKAIQHFISHPDPSLRQVFHLDRVIDPLGVAPKGVKYASWSPLGCDSSGRCLLACLTLDHRLAIHHSRKPFTWTSLVDLTQTYGDMLEERGYAKKDDKQPQKNLQNFEELQRRFQMQTPVRMKWSGIYKTKQVQTDNTCTDVEMVLLAVLMENGDLVLWKFALPFENGADVVFFDVIESGVSRPSDLAWWEYENADRRMSGLIVGSELGSVKIMPVSMAGVKGYFTLRHPVILWKESDHIPAESITCVPLVHPVQKLSCSLIVAARGCYIYWCLLMVSPSGLNVYNSHVLGLHSLPVASLAVTKQGVVYACYLDGWVKKLTPKFTEKTLFFDREDMLGPEFLGERRLHGIAVSSNGAYVALASTQGMVDMFHPIDRNYQVHFIALKSPETAAGLLLKSPTQNLYQQADLLDIIRWAILKDKRIPEALQQELEQKIQDVDSPYLWRLKLFLARVMYQSLQTPLTDHHWKPSDEAGKAPVLDEEEEDGDEEEDLENECEQAAAVKAATLENPEERMERAKALIDSVETHLVNKNMKKLLGVVYLNTRITENTCVPTLGLADHLSKDTSDKDVEVLIGHIKKKMQKQTFQEHCCLCQDVLPFTDHKQAICGNGHIWFRCVLSYQACQALKFRRCLLQDSISALPAPDDPQWVKKILQAPCSLCDSPMV, from the exons ATGGCGGTGTCTGGCTCGTCATGTTTGTTATCCGCCCCAAACGAAGCCGTTAAGATGGACTTAGAGTCCGGCGACAGCGGAGCCGTTGGCTCGGACGACTTACCTGTGAAACGGGACCCGGTGGTCTCGCTGTTGTCTCCGGTAATCGGCTCGCAGCCGCTCGTGTGGTCGCAGGACCACCGGATGTCGGTGTGCACGTGCGGCGCCCTGGTGCTCCTGGAACTCATGTGTGACGTCACCAGCAGCCAGCAGGAGCTCATCCTGCACAGGACTTCTATTCTCACGCACGCTGCTGCTCGCCAGATTCGG GTGGGGCCAGAAAAAAAGCAGGATAAGGCCATCCAGCACTTCATCTCACACCCAGACCCCAGTTTAAGGCAAGTTTTTCATCTGGACAGAGTGATAGATCCCTTGGGAGTGGCACCCAAAGGAGTTAAATACGCCAGCTGGTCTCCATTGGGCTGTGACTCCAGTGGACGCTGCTTGCTCGCCTGCCTAACTCTGGACCACAGACTCGCCATCCATCACAGCCGCAAGCCTTTCACATGGACCTCGCTAGTGGACCTCACCCAGACCTACGGCGACATGCTGGAGGAGCGAGGCTACGCCAAAAAGGACGACAAGCAGCCTCAGAAAAACCTGCAGAACTTTGAGGAGCTGCAGCGCCGTTTCCAGATGCAGACCCCTGTGAGGATGAAGTGGTCGGGCATTTACAAGACGAAACAGGTGCAGACTGACAACACCTGCACGGACGTGGAGATGGTCCTCCTCGCCGTTTTGATGGAAAACGGTGACCTCGTTTTGTGGAAGTTTGCGTTGCCGTTCGAGAACGGGGCCGATGTTGTGTTTTTCGACGTCATCGAGTCCGGGGTGAGCAGACCCAGCGATCTGGCGTGGTGGGAGTACGAAAACGCCGACAGACGGATGAGCGGGTTGATCGTCGGCAGCGAGCTGGGCAGCGTTAAGATCATGCCAGTCAGCATGGCGGGGGTTAAGGGCTACTTCACCCTGCGTCACCCTGTCATCCTCTGGAAGGAGTCTGACCACATCCCTGCTGAAAGCATCACATGCGTGCCTTTGGTCCACCCCGTTCAGAAATTGAGCTGCAGCCTCATCGTGGCCGCTCGCGGCTGCTACATCTACTGGTGTTTGCTCATGGTTTCCCCTAGTGGACTAAACGTGTACAACTCTCACGTGTTGGGCCTCCACTCGCTTCCCGTCGCCTCGCTTGCCGTCACCAAGCAGGGGGTGGTGTACGCATGCTACTTGGACGGCTGGGTGAAAAAGCTGACGCCTAAATTTACAGAAAAGACTCTGTTTTTCGACCGAGAGGACATGCTGGGCCCCGAGTTTCTAGGTGAGAGGCGGCTGCACGGTATCGCGGTGAGCAGCAACGGAGCCTACGTCGCACTGGCCAGCACTCAAGGAATGGTGGACATGTTTCATCCCATTGATAGGAATTACCAGGTGCACTTCATTGCCTTGAAATCGCCGGAAACGGCGGCGGGACTTCTGTTAAAATCCCCCACGCAGAACCTGTACCAGCAGGCCGACCTGCTAGATATCATCAGGTGGGCCATCCTAAAAGACAAAAGAATTCCAGAGGCGTTGCAGCAAGAGCTCGAACAGAAGATCCAGGACGTAGACTCTCCCTATTTGTGGCGCTTGAAGCTGTTTTTGGCTCGCGTGATGTACCAGTCGCTCCAGACGCCGCTGACGGATCACCACTGGAAACCGTCCGACGAGGCCGGCAAGGCGCCCGTGCTCGACGAGGAGGAAGAGGACGGAGACGAGGAGGAAGATTTGGAAAACGAGTGCGAGCAGGCCGCTGCCGTCAAAGCGGCGACGCTGGAGAATCCAGAGGAGCGGATGGAGCGGGCGAAGGCATTGATAGATTCAGTGGAGACCCACCTGGTCAACAAGAACATGAAGAAACTGCTCGGTGTGGTTTACCTTAACACGCGGATCACAGAGAACACATGCGTCCCCACGTTGGGCCTGGCCGACCACCTCTCAAAAGATACCAGCGACAAGGACGTGGAG GTCCTGATCGGACACATCAAGAAAAAGATGCAGAAGCAGACGTTCCAGGAGCACTGCTGCTTGTGTCAGGACGTGCTGCCTTTCACCGACCACAAACAAGCCATATGCGGAAATGGCCACATTTGGTTCAG GTGCGTGTTGTCTTACCAGGCGTGCCAGGCGCTGAAATTCCGGCGCTGCCTCTTGCAGGACAGCATCTCAGCACTCCCAGCACCTGACG ATCCACAGTGGGTCAAGAAGATACTCCAGGCTCCATGTTCCCTCTGCGACTCGCCAATGGTTTAG